ACCCAAGTACTAGGGTTTGAACTATTGAGGTAGTTTGAGATATTTGACACCACCCAACTGTTAGATACACTCTTTATAGATTATGGTTGGTGTGTGATTATGCTGTGGGGATGATATGAACGGGATGGATGAATCAAGATTCACTCTAGCTTTTCATGAAAATGGTTGGATGACTATGGCCAAGTCCCAAAAACATGAATTATCCTTCCGTTTGCATTAGTATTACAATAAGTCTATACATCCGTATTAACTCCCAATGCTCAAAGCCTACAAAACCTAAGACCTCCCTTGAGCAATGGAGCTAGTTACAAGTTTGAACAAATCTGTAAATTCGTTTCTGCATCAACATTTTACATTGATGAATGGGCGAATTTGGAaacaaaatgaaaaaagaaagggagaaaaaaacTATCTTCTTAGCTTGCTGGAAGAGCTTGAAATTGCCTGCTGTAGATATCTTAGAGTTTTTTGATGATTAAGGAATCCCATAAACCAAAACTCAAAATCATCCTTTGTAACTACTTGTATATACTTCTGTGATGGCTTTTCCCTATTTCCGTTCTCTTTTGCTTCCTTTATCTTACTTATTGGGATTGATACCTGCAATTATGAACCGGCCTATTAGATTATGCTTTACATGGCTAGAAAAATAGAGATGAATGAAAACCAGAGCAGAGGGGTACCTTGTAACGGATTTTAAGCAACTTTCCAGTTGGAGATAAGAGCTTTATTGATCGCTCACTGCAGAAAGTAATCTTATCAGTAGAGATGAAGAAAAGGCCTGCCATTGGACCAGCTGTCGTTGATAAATAGCATTGAGAAACTTTCAATAGCTTTTCATCATCTCTAACACTAAACTTCTGCTTGAATATTCTCTCCAACCCTCCTACTTGAAGAATCTTTGCCCCAAGGCTCAATTTTCCCTTCACAGTTTCTGTTAGTTTCGGGCTTAGGCTCACTGCACAAATAAAGGACATTACAACCAATACTTTCTACGGTATATACATGTAAATTGTGCTTCTTGCACGAATTTGTGTACTTCATTGACTCACATATCTGTGTTCTTTAGATTTACACTAGTGTTTGGCCATGACTTCACTTGCAAATACTGAAGGTGAAGTTTGGCCATCCGTATTTGCAGATAGTGGAACTTTTTAGCATTTAAAAGACGGGTGAAATATTGAAAAGCTTGTCTGAGTAGCATTTCAAGTGAGATAATTGTTTTTTACTCGCAAAACCGTAATAATTTTTCCACGGAGAACTAATGTCCAGACACAATTTCAACTTCCAAATACtatttttcaatttcaatttcAAATACTTTTTTGTTTCAACTTAAACAAAATATTGTCTTAGTAatattttcaataaatattttgaagTCTTTTATGGAGAATATAAGTGCTTACCATGCTCACGGATGCCTTGTGCAAGACAGTCCATCCTTTCTCCGAATTTGTTCATCTTACTAATGACAGAATTTCCTGCATATtcaagaatatttttatttttatgatcTCTTCATTCTAGGGTCATACGACAAGATCAAGTTGATTCTTCATCATGAGACAGATGAAATACTCACTTTGCTTTATTTTAGAAAAGTTCTTTGAAGTTGCATATGGAATAATATGGTCTTCACTTGCAGATAGAACCAGTA
This region of Nicotiana tomentosiformis chromosome 4, ASM39032v3, whole genome shotgun sequence genomic DNA includes:
- the LOC104102689 gene encoding putative GEM-like protein 8 → MKNLLSGTVVGIPMSSAVCSLERQPKRLLVLSASEDHIIPYATSKNFSKIKQRNSVISKMNKFGERMDCLAQGIREHVSLSPKLTETVKGKLSLGAKILQVGGLERIFKQKFSVRDDEKLLKVSQCYLSTTAGPMAGLFFISTDKITFCSERSIKLLSPTGKLLKIRYKVSIPISKIKEAKENGNREKPSQKYIQVVTKDDFEFWFMGFLNHQKTLRYLQQAISSSSSKLRR